A genomic region of Chitinimonas arctica contains the following coding sequences:
- the rdgB gene encoding RdgB/HAM1 family non-canonical purine NTP pyrophosphatase, which translates to MNRLVLASNNAGKLKEFQRLFAPLAIELIPQGQLGVPEAEEPHCTFIENALLKARHAAAATGLPALADDSGICVPALGGAPGVYSARYAGEPKSDQRNNDKLLAELASHADRRAFYYAVLVLVRHADDPRPLIAEGRLDGRILEQARGDGGFGYDPLFLIPALGKTAAELSPAEKNPISHRGLALANLLAKLTEDEA; encoded by the coding sequence ATGAATAGACTGGTTCTCGCCAGCAATAACGCCGGCAAGCTGAAGGAATTCCAGCGGCTGTTCGCACCGCTGGCCATTGAACTGATTCCGCAGGGGCAGTTGGGTGTGCCGGAAGCAGAAGAACCGCACTGCACTTTCATAGAGAATGCCCTGCTGAAGGCACGCCATGCGGCGGCGGCAACGGGGCTGCCGGCGCTGGCAGACGATTCCGGTATCTGCGTGCCGGCACTGGGCGGTGCGCCTGGCGTCTACTCGGCCCGCTATGCCGGCGAGCCGAAATCGGACCAGCGCAATAACGACAAGCTCTTGGCCGAATTGGCCAGCCATGCGGATAGGCGGGCGTTCTACTACGCGGTGCTGGTGCTGGTGCGCCATGCCGACGATCCCCGCCCGCTGATCGCCGAAGGACGCCTGGATGGCAGGATTCTCGAACAGGCACGCGGCGACGGCGGCTTCGGCTACGATCCGCTGTTCCTGATCCCCGCCCTGGGCAAGACAGCCGCCGAGTTGAGCCCGGCGGAAAAGAATCCCATCAGCCATCGCGGTTTGGCCCTCGCCAATTTGTTGGCCAAATTGACCGAGGACGAGGCCTAG
- a CDS encoding retropepsin-like aspartic protease family protein — protein MKTAVCMAGVLALLLSQAALAAEPVLLATMGSKASVSFGGKPITLGVGETREGVKLVSVTMESAVFESGGKRSTVRLGQGFFAASVGNGKDATAGSSNTATLYAGRGGHFMAQISSRGIALQGIIDTGATYLSLSGPDAVTLGVKQDRSRPVRMSTAQGIKKAWLTTADEIKLEGITLYNVSVVVSDGDFPEKPLIGMSMLSQLTIQNDGDRMILKKKY, from the coding sequence ATGAAAACCGCTGTCTGCATGGCTGGCGTCCTTGCATTGTTGCTGAGCCAGGCAGCCCTGGCGGCGGAGCCGGTATTGTTGGCTACCATGGGCAGCAAGGCGTCGGTTTCCTTCGGCGGCAAGCCGATTACCCTCGGTGTGGGGGAGACTCGTGAGGGCGTCAAACTGGTTTCGGTGACGATGGAGTCGGCGGTGTTCGAGTCGGGCGGCAAGCGCAGCACCGTGCGGCTGGGACAGGGTTTCTTCGCCGCGAGCGTCGGCAATGGCAAGGATGCGACTGCCGGTTCCAGCAATACCGCTACGCTGTATGCGGGACGCGGCGGTCATTTCATGGCGCAGATCAGCTCGCGGGGCATTGCCCTGCAGGGGATCATCGATACCGGCGCCACCTATCTGTCGCTATCCGGTCCGGATGCGGTGACCCTGGGGGTCAAGCAGGACCGCAGCAGGCCGGTGCGCATGTCTACGGCGCAGGGTATCAAGAAAGCCTGGTTGACCACAGCGGACGAAATCAAACTGGAAGGCATTACGCTCTACAACGTCAGCGTGGTGGTGAGCGACGGTGATTTTCCGGAAAAGCCGTTGATTGGCATGAGCATGCTCAGTCAGTTGACGATTCAAAATGATGGGGATCGCATGATCCTTAAGAAGAAGTATTGA
- a CDS encoding substrate-binding periplasmic protein, whose protein sequence is MGLRLFFGWLAMAAALYAQAAEPVRLRLVTDEWRPYEYVEHGQVKGYSIDKLRAVLRNMDVELVLPTSSIPWKRLLAVLAAGEADVAVNGALLEADRSYLRFPATPLTDTHWRMFMRRAEAASYKSRADLEGKTAGLVHGWAYVPAINDFIRDHGRAVVSYDQHSNFRRLLAGQVDYVIEERHVGQHLINRAGWQDGIAMAPAPGEMARFYALFSRKTVSAELVERFDTALKAFQGSAEDLALRQRYGIAPP, encoded by the coding sequence ATGGGGTTAAGGCTGTTTTTCGGCTGGCTGGCCATGGCCGCTGCGCTCTACGCACAGGCGGCCGAACCGGTTCGTCTACGGCTGGTGACCGATGAGTGGCGTCCCTACGAGTATGTCGAGCACGGTCAGGTCAAGGGTTACAGCATAGATAAACTGCGGGCCGTCTTGCGCAATATGGATGTGGAGCTGGTGCTGCCGACCAGCAGTATCCCCTGGAAGCGGCTGCTGGCCGTGCTGGCGGCCGGCGAGGCGGATGTGGCGGTGAATGGGGCCTTGCTGGAAGCGGATCGCAGCTATCTACGCTTTCCCGCCACGCCTTTGACCGATACCCATTGGCGCATGTTCATGCGCCGCGCCGAAGCCGCCAGTTACAAGAGCCGGGCCGATCTGGAAGGCAAGACGGCCGGCCTGGTCCACGGCTGGGCCTATGTGCCGGCCATCAACGACTTTATCCGCGATCATGGCCGCGCGGTGGTTTCCTATGACCAGCACAGCAATTTTCGGCGCCTGCTGGCGGGCCAGGTCGATTATGTGATCGAAGAGCGCCATGTCGGCCAGCATCTGATCAACCGCGCCGGCTGGCAGGACGGCATCGCCATGGCGCCGGCGCCGGGTGAAATGGCGCGTTTCTACGCGCTGTTCTCGCGCAAGACGGTCAGCGCCGAACTGGTGGAACGGTTCGACACGGCCCTCAAGGCATTTCAGGGCAGTGCCGAGGATCTTGCCTTGCGCCAGCGCTACGGGATTGCGCCGCCTTGA
- the dusA gene encoding tRNA dihydrouridine(20/20a) synthase DusA, with protein MNTAIQQDLPATPSPRRVCLAPMLDWTDRHYRFFLRQITRHTFLYTEMVTTGAIIHGDRSRFLDFSDCEQPVALQLGGCDPADLATCAKLAEQWGYDEVNINVGCPSERVQSGAFGACLMDEPGLVADCVKAMRDAVGIDVTVKHRIGINEVEHYEYLRDFVGTVADAGCEVFIAHARNAILKGLSPKENREIPPLKYDYVHRLKRDFPRLEIIINGGIDNWQTVDEQLQHVDGVMIGRMAYHDPYQFAEVDARYYGDGRPVSSRVEVARAMMPYIAERMATSRTLPKHVVRHILGLFQGQYGARNWRRLLSDSKILNGAGPEVIELALAELESKIKVAE; from the coding sequence ATGAATACCGCGATACAGCAAGACCTACCCGCAACCCCCAGCCCCCGCCGCGTCTGCCTGGCACCCATGCTGGACTGGACGGACCGTCACTACCGGTTCTTTCTGCGGCAGATCACGCGCCATACCTTTCTCTATACCGAGATGGTCACCACCGGCGCCATCATCCATGGCGACCGTAGCCGCTTCCTGGATTTTTCCGATTGCGAGCAACCGGTGGCGCTGCAACTGGGCGGGTGCGATCCGGCCGACCTGGCCACTTGCGCCAAGCTGGCGGAGCAGTGGGGTTACGACGAGGTCAATATCAATGTCGGCTGCCCGTCGGAACGGGTGCAGTCGGGGGCCTTCGGGGCTTGCCTGATGGATGAGCCCGGCCTGGTGGCGGATTGCGTCAAGGCCATGCGCGATGCGGTGGGGATAGATGTGACGGTCAAGCATCGCATTGGCATCAATGAAGTAGAGCACTACGAGTACCTGCGCGATTTCGTCGGCACGGTCGCCGATGCCGGTTGCGAGGTATTTATCGCCCACGCCCGCAATGCCATTCTCAAGGGCTTGAGTCCCAAGGAAAATCGCGAGATTCCGCCGCTCAAGTACGATTACGTGCACCGCTTGAAGCGCGACTTCCCTCGGTTGGAAATCATCATCAACGGTGGCATCGATAACTGGCAGACGGTGGATGAGCAGCTACAGCACGTCGATGGCGTGATGATAGGTCGCATGGCCTATCACGATCCCTACCAGTTCGCCGAGGTGGATGCCCGCTATTACGGCGATGGCAGGCCGGTCAGCAGCCGCGTCGAGGTGGCGCGGGCGATGATGCCGTATATCGCCGAGCGCATGGCGACCAGCCGCACGTTGCCCAAGCATGTGGTGCGGCATATTCTGGGGCTGTTCCAGGGCCAGTACGGCGCCCGCAATTGGCGGCGCCTGCTGTCCGACAGCAAGATACTGAACGGCGCCGGTCCGGAAGTGATCGAATTGGCGCTGGCCGAATTGGAATCCAAGATAAAGGTTGCCGAATGA
- a CDS encoding aldehyde dehydrogenase (NADP(+)) encodes MNTAPILQGLSMLGRGLGESQAHGFHTRNPANGEVLPQRFYRAGAADVERAVALSVAAAPAYAALGGQLHGALLAAIAERLDALAEQLVAIVPLETGLPEARVRGELARTTGQLRMFATQARDGQWLDVRIDTPQALRQPLPRPDLRSMLQAIGPVAVFGASNFPLAFSVAGGDTASALAAGCPVVVKAHPAHPATSELVGSAIRDAVHALDLPEGVFSLLFDDGIGVGQALVRHPGIRAVGFTGSQRAGRALMDAAAARPEPIPVFAEMGSSNPFIVLPQALAQRAEQIADGLAASITQGNGQFCTCPGLILAVDGEGYDRLRNRLSSQLAQVPAAPMLTAGISSQFRDRVASMAEQPGVTYLQAASASGYRIGPALLETDADALLRQPGLAHEAFGPAALLVRCADTAQLLTVLDGLEGQLTATLHAESTELADCPDLPQRLAAKAGRVLFGGYPTGVEVCHAMVHGGPYPAASDSRSTSVGSAAMLRFARPVCYQNWPDSLLPPALQQANPLGLWRLVDGERQR; translated from the coding sequence ATGAATACCGCGCCTATCCTGCAGGGCTTGTCCATGCTGGGCCGGGGTCTGGGCGAAAGCCAGGCGCATGGCTTCCACACCCGCAATCCGGCCAATGGCGAAGTCTTGCCGCAGCGCTTTTACCGCGCCGGCGCAGCGGATGTCGAACGGGCGGTCGCCCTGAGCGTGGCGGCGGCGCCCGCCTACGCCGCCCTCGGCGGCCAGCTGCATGGCGCCTTGCTGGCCGCCATCGCCGAACGCCTGGATGCGCTGGCCGAGCAACTTGTCGCCATCGTCCCGCTGGAAACCGGCCTGCCGGAAGCCCGGGTGCGGGGCGAACTGGCCCGCACCACCGGCCAGTTGCGCATGTTCGCGACACAGGCTCGGGATGGGCAATGGCTGGATGTCCGTATCGACACCCCGCAAGCCCTGCGTCAGCCACTGCCTCGCCCGGATCTACGCAGCATGCTGCAAGCCATCGGCCCGGTTGCAGTGTTCGGCGCCAGCAATTTCCCGCTGGCATTTTCGGTGGCCGGCGGCGATACCGCCTCGGCCCTGGCGGCCGGCTGCCCGGTGGTCGTCAAGGCCCACCCGGCGCATCCCGCCACCAGCGAACTGGTGGGTAGCGCCATCCGCGACGCGGTACACGCGCTCGATCTGCCGGAAGGCGTCTTTTCGCTGCTGTTCGATGACGGTATCGGCGTCGGCCAAGCCCTGGTACGCCACCCCGGCATCCGCGCAGTGGGCTTTACCGGCTCGCAGCGGGCCGGCCGCGCCTTGATGGATGCCGCCGCCGCACGTCCGGAACCCATTCCGGTCTTCGCCGAAATGGGTAGTAGCAATCCCTTTATCGTGCTGCCGCAGGCGCTGGCGCAACGGGCCGAGCAAATCGCTGACGGCCTGGCAGCCTCGATCACGCAGGGCAACGGCCAGTTCTGCACTTGCCCCGGCTTGATCCTGGCGGTGGACGGCGAAGGCTATGACCGGCTACGCAACCGCCTATCCAGCCAACTGGCCCAGGTACCGGCGGCCCCCATGCTGACTGCCGGTATTTCCAGCCAATTCCGTGACCGGGTTGCCAGCATGGCCGAGCAGCCTGGCGTCACGTATTTGCAAGCCGCCAGTGCCAGCGGCTACCGCATCGGTCCCGCCCTGCTGGAAACCGATGCCGACGCCCTGTTGCGCCAGCCCGGCCTGGCCCACGAAGCCTTCGGCCCGGCTGCGCTGCTGGTGCGTTGCGCCGATACCGCGCAATTGCTGACGGTCCTGGATGGCTTGGAAGGTCAGTTGACCGCCACCCTGCACGCGGAAAGCACCGAGCTGGCCGACTGCCCCGATCTGCCGCAACGCCTGGCCGCCAAGGCCGGCCGCGTGCTGTTCGGTGGCTACCCCACCGGCGTCGAAGTCTGCCATGCCATGGTGCATGGCGGTCCGTACCCGGCCGCGTCCGACAGCCGCAGCACCTCGGTCGGCAGCGCCGCCATGCTGCGGTTCGCCCGGCCGGTCTGCTACCAGAATTGGCCGGACAGCCTGCTGCCGCCGGCTTTGCAGCAAGCCAACCCCTTGGGCCTATGGCGCCTGGTCGATGGCGAGAGACAGCGTTAA
- a CDS encoding dihydrodipicolinate synthase family protein, translated as MTVTFKGVMPAITTPFNADLSIDHGALATHVQWLVSNGCTGIVPCGSLGEGATLTFDEKLALIETCARAVDVPVIPGIAALSTHEAVELAKAAVTHGARALMVLPPYVYSSDWREMKAHVAAVIQATSLPCIVYNNPVAYRTDFSPAQIMELANEFQNVKAVKESSTDVRRITAIKALAGDRLTLGVGVDDVLVEGVAAGAEFWIAGLVDALPKESVRLFELARDGKWDEAAKLYAWFLPLLRLDTVPKFVQLIKLVQEQLGICHRRVRPPRLELAGAELAEAQALIEQALAQRPQV; from the coding sequence ATGACCGTGACCTTCAAGGGCGTGATGCCCGCCATCACCACACCGTTCAATGCCGATCTCAGCATCGATCACGGCGCCCTCGCCACCCATGTGCAATGGCTGGTGAGCAATGGTTGTACCGGCATCGTGCCCTGCGGCTCGCTGGGTGAAGGCGCTACCCTGACTTTCGACGAGAAGCTGGCCCTGATCGAGACCTGCGCCCGTGCCGTCGATGTGCCGGTCATCCCGGGGATCGCCGCGCTCTCCACCCATGAGGCGGTCGAGCTGGCCAAGGCTGCCGTCACCCACGGCGCCCGTGCCCTGATGGTCTTGCCGCCCTATGTGTACTCCAGCGACTGGCGCGAAATGAAGGCCCACGTCGCGGCGGTGATCCAGGCCACTTCGCTGCCCTGCATCGTCTACAACAATCCGGTTGCCTACCGTACCGACTTCAGCCCGGCGCAGATCATGGAGCTGGCCAACGAGTTCCAGAACGTCAAGGCCGTCAAGGAATCGTCCACCGATGTACGCCGCATCACCGCCATCAAGGCCCTCGCCGGCGACAGGCTGACCCTGGGCGTGGGCGTCGATGATGTCCTGGTGGAAGGCGTGGCCGCCGGGGCGGAGTTCTGGATCGCCGGCCTGGTCGATGCCTTGCCGAAAGAGTCGGTACGCTTGTTCGAACTGGCCCGCGACGGCAAGTGGGACGAAGCCGCCAAGCTTTACGCCTGGTTCCTGCCTTTGCTGCGCCTGGATACCGTGCCCAAGTTCGTGCAATTGATCAAACTGGTGCAGGAACAACTGGGCATCTGCCATCGCCGTGTTCGCCCGCCACGCCTGGAACTGGCCGGCGCGGAACTGGCCGAGGCACAGGCCTTGATCGAACAAGCGCTCGCGCAGCGTCCACAAGTATGA
- a CDS encoding Rid family detoxifying hydrolase, with protein MQKTIVHSDQAPKAIGAYSQAVKAGNTVYLSGQLGIDPATGELADGFEAQAHQMFKNLRAVCQAAGGDLQDIVKLGVFVIDLANFAKLNEIMGQYFAAPYPARAAIQAAALPKGGLVEADGVMVLA; from the coding sequence ATGCAAAAGACCATCGTACATTCCGACCAGGCACCCAAGGCTATCGGTGCCTACTCGCAAGCCGTCAAGGCCGGCAACACCGTCTACCTGTCGGGCCAATTGGGCATCGACCCCGCCACCGGCGAGCTGGCCGATGGATTCGAGGCGCAGGCCCATCAGATGTTCAAGAATCTGCGTGCTGTCTGCCAGGCCGCCGGCGGCGATCTGCAGGACATCGTCAAGCTGGGCGTGTTTGTGATCGACCTGGCCAATTTCGCCAAGCTCAATGAAATCATGGGCCAGTATTTCGCCGCGCCTTACCCGGCCCGCGCCGCTATCCAGGCTGCCGCGCTACCGAAGGGTGGGCTGGTCGAGGCCGACGGTGTGATGGTACTGGCGTAG
- a CDS encoding aminopeptidase P family protein codes for MNAPQSAVHFRLAALRQAMQAKGLSAVIIPSADPHLSEYLPERWQGRRWLSGFLGSVGTLIVCADFAGLWVDGRYWVQAETELAGSGISLMKIGVASSPAHIDWLANKLPAGSVVAIDGEVLGLAMGRSLKGALNERHIVLRTDLDLLNLIWDQRPDLPGVAVHEHPQPFATVSRATKLAQLRGEISRLGAEWHFISTLDDIAWLFNLRGSDVSYNPVFAAHALIGPEKATLYLAAGKVSEELATKLAADGVAIADYKQAGPAVQALPAQAKLLIDPRRVTQGLLGNRANGAHCIEAINPTTLSKSIKSEAEMTHVRRTMSQDGAALCEFFSWLEQSLLDGARVTEVDIDTQITGARARRPGFVSPSFATIAGFNGNGAMPHYSANPVSQSTIVGDGLLLIDSGGQYLGGTTDITRTIAIGTPTDAQRHDFTLVLKGMIQLSLARFPLGTRSPQLDALARAPIWAASIDYNHGTGHGVGYFLNVHEGPQSISPYTAPEPHTAMLAGMITSNEPGIYRPGQWGVRTENLMLSVAAGQAGFGDFLAFETLTLCPIDRRCISTELLRKDERAWLDGYHAEVRTRLLPLVDGAARDWLMRNTDPL; via the coding sequence ATGAACGCCCCGCAATCCGCCGTCCACTTCCGCCTAGCCGCGCTCCGCCAGGCCATGCAGGCCAAAGGCTTGAGTGCCGTGATCATTCCATCCGCCGATCCGCACCTATCCGAATACCTGCCTGAGCGCTGGCAAGGCCGACGTTGGCTCAGCGGTTTTCTCGGCTCGGTCGGTACCTTGATCGTCTGCGCCGACTTCGCCGGCCTGTGGGTGGATGGCCGCTACTGGGTACAAGCCGAAACCGAATTGGCCGGCAGCGGCATCAGCTTGATGAAGATCGGCGTGGCCAGTAGCCCGGCCCATATCGACTGGCTGGCGAACAAGCTGCCGGCCGGCAGCGTGGTCGCCATCGACGGCGAAGTGCTGGGCCTGGCCATGGGGCGCTCGCTGAAGGGCGCGCTCAATGAACGGCATATCGTGCTACGCACCGACCTGGACCTGCTGAACCTGATCTGGGATCAGCGGCCGGACCTGCCCGGCGTGGCCGTCCATGAGCACCCGCAACCCTTCGCTACGGTTTCCCGCGCTACCAAGCTGGCGCAACTACGTGGTGAAATCAGCCGGCTGGGGGCGGAATGGCACTTTATCTCGACCCTGGACGATATTGCCTGGCTGTTCAATTTGCGTGGCAGCGATGTGAGCTACAACCCGGTCTTCGCCGCCCACGCCCTGATCGGCCCGGAAAAGGCCACACTGTATCTCGCCGCCGGCAAGGTCTCGGAAGAGTTGGCCACCAAGCTGGCGGCCGACGGCGTCGCCATCGCCGACTACAAACAAGCCGGCCCCGCCGTACAGGCGCTGCCGGCCCAGGCCAAGCTGCTGATCGATCCGCGCCGCGTCACCCAAGGGCTACTGGGCAATCGTGCCAACGGGGCGCATTGCATCGAGGCGATCAACCCCACCACGCTGAGCAAGTCGATCAAGTCCGAAGCGGAAATGACCCATGTCCGGCGCACCATGAGCCAGGACGGGGCCGCGCTATGCGAATTCTTCTCCTGGCTGGAGCAGTCGCTGCTGGACGGCGCCCGCGTCACCGAAGTGGATATCGATACCCAGATCACCGGGGCACGGGCTCGGCGGCCGGGCTTCGTCAGCCCCAGCTTCGCCACCATCGCCGGCTTCAACGGCAATGGCGCCATGCCCCATTACAGCGCCAACCCTGTCAGCCAATCCACCATCGTCGGCGACGGCCTGCTGTTGATCGATTCAGGCGGCCAATATCTGGGCGGCACCACCGATATCACCCGTACCATCGCCATCGGCACGCCGACGGACGCGCAGCGACATGATTTCACCCTGGTGCTGAAAGGCATGATCCAGCTTTCCCTGGCGCGCTTCCCGCTCGGTACCCGCAGCCCCCAGCTCGACGCCTTGGCCCGTGCGCCGATCTGGGCAGCCAGCATCGATTACAACCATGGTACCGGCCATGGCGTCGGCTACTTCCTGAATGTGCACGAAGGCCCGCAAAGCATTTCGCCCTACACGGCGCCTGAACCGCACACCGCCATGCTGGCCGGGATGATCACCTCGAACGAACCGGGCATCTACCGCCCCGGCCAGTGGGGGGTGCGCACCGAGAACCTGATGCTGAGCGTCGCGGCAGGACAAGCGGGCTTCGGCGACTTCCTCGCCTTCGAAACCCTGACGCTTTGCCCTATCGATCGACGCTGCATCAGCACCGAGCTGCTACGGAAGGATGAGCGGGCCTGGCTGGACGGCTATCACGCCGAAGTCAGGACGCGCTTGCTGCCCCTGGTCGATGGTGCGGCCCGCGACTGGCTGATGCGCAATACCGATCCGCTGTAA
- the hemW gene encoding radical SAM family heme chaperone HemW, which yields MPIHPHTSYRPVAVAPPGRGAWQLNALPPLSLYIHFPWCVRKCPYCDFNSHESKGGFDEAAYIAALLTDLEQGLPLIWGRPIHTIFMGGGTPSLFSAEAMDSLLAGIRARTKLLPDAEITLEANPGTVEADKFRGYRAAGINRLSIGIQSFNPEHLAAIGRIHDGEEARRAAALAGEVFDTFNLDLMFALPGQSIEQALADVETALSFSPTHLSCYHLTLEPNTYFYRYPPALPDDDTAADMHDAIEARLAAAGFVHYETSAFARPGHQARHNLNYWQFGDYLGIGAGAHGKLSFHDRIVRQARYKQPAAYLKAVADGNAVQTEETVGHDDLPFEFMLNALRLTEGVPTAFYSERTGLPLATVAARLEAAVKAGLLEADPMRLAPSLLGQRYLNRLQTLFLPDGTPG from the coding sequence ATTCCCATTCATCCCCATACCAGCTATCGGCCGGTCGCGGTGGCGCCGCCAGGCCGTGGCGCATGGCAGCTCAATGCGCTGCCGCCCTTGTCCCTGTATATCCATTTCCCCTGGTGCGTGCGTAAATGCCCGTATTGCGATTTCAATTCGCATGAGTCCAAGGGAGGCTTTGACGAGGCCGCCTATATCGCGGCGCTGTTGACCGATCTGGAGCAGGGTCTGCCGCTTATCTGGGGCCGGCCCATCCATACCATCTTCATGGGTGGCGGTACGCCCAGCCTGTTCTCGGCCGAAGCCATGGATAGCCTGCTGGCGGGTATTCGCGCCCGTACCAAGCTGCTGCCCGATGCGGAGATCACCCTGGAGGCCAATCCGGGCACGGTGGAAGCGGACAAGTTCCGTGGCTATCGGGCGGCGGGCATCAACCGGCTCTCCATCGGTATCCAGAGCTTCAATCCCGAACATCTGGCCGCCATCGGCCGTATCCATGACGGCGAGGAAGCGCGCCGGGCGGCTGCGCTGGCCGGCGAGGTATTCGATACCTTCAACCTGGACCTGATGTTTGCCCTGCCTGGACAAAGCATCGAGCAGGCGCTGGCCGATGTGGAGACGGCGCTGTCGTTTTCGCCGACGCATCTGAGCTGCTACCACCTGACCCTGGAACCCAATACCTATTTCTACCGCTATCCGCCGGCCTTGCCGGACGACGACACGGCGGCGGACATGCATGACGCCATCGAGGCGCGGCTGGCTGCGGCCGGCTTCGTGCATTACGAGACATCGGCCTTCGCCCGGCCCGGCCATCAGGCCAGGCACAATCTGAATTACTGGCAATTCGGTGATTATCTCGGCATCGGCGCGGGTGCGCATGGCAAGCTGAGTTTTCATGACCGCATCGTGCGGCAGGCGCGCTACAAGCAGCCGGCCGCCTATCTGAAGGCCGTGGCGGACGGCAACGCCGTGCAGACGGAAGAGACGGTCGGCCACGACGATCTGCCCTTTGAATTCATGCTCAATGCCTTGCGATTGACGGAAGGCGTGCCGACCGCGTTCTATAGTGAACGGACCGGCTTGCCGCTTGCCACCGTTGCCGCCCGCCTGGAGGCGGCGGTAAAGGCGGGTCTGCTGGAAGCCGATCCGATGCGGCTGGCGCCGTCCCTGCTGGGCCAACGCTATCTGAATCGGCTACAGACGCTGTTTCTGCCGGACGGTACGCCAGGCTAA
- a CDS encoding branched-chain amino acid ABC transporter substrate-binding protein: MPHATLRRSSLVIATAYLALTAHAAPPQVVKLGFAAPLTGPQAHYGADMKAGIVLALEDVNKQAPVIAGKSVKFELLAEDDQADPKTATSVAQRFVDQKVSGVIGHFNSGTSIPASRIYADAGIPQIAMATAPAFTAQGFKTTFRAMTSDTQQGSVMGGFVVKKLGLKKVAIIDDRTAYGQGLADQFELAAKAAGGVIVQREYTNDKATDFASILTSIRAKQPDVIFYGGADTQSAPLTLQMRRLGMKAQLVSGEMTRTDNYLKLAGNAADGVIASLAGLPMEKTPGSAALVARVKARFGAADFYAPYSYDATMVMVQAMQAANSTEPARYLPFLAKTRYSGATSAEIAYDARGDLKHGDITVYRADKGKWSVMETVSGI, encoded by the coding sequence ATGCCACACGCCACACTTCGCCGCAGCAGTCTCGTAATCGCCACCGCCTACTTGGCCCTCACCGCCCACGCGGCCCCCCCGCAGGTGGTCAAACTGGGTTTCGCCGCGCCCCTCACCGGCCCGCAAGCCCACTACGGCGCCGATATGAAGGCAGGCATCGTGCTGGCGCTTGAGGATGTCAACAAGCAGGCGCCGGTGATCGCCGGCAAGTCGGTCAAATTCGAATTGCTGGCCGAGGACGACCAGGCGGACCCCAAGACTGCCACGAGTGTGGCGCAACGCTTCGTGGACCAGAAGGTCAGCGGCGTGATCGGCCATTTCAATTCGGGCACATCCATCCCTGCCTCGCGCATCTACGCCGATGCCGGTATTCCGCAGATCGCCATGGCCACCGCGCCGGCCTTCACGGCACAGGGCTTCAAGACCACATTCCGCGCCATGACCAGCGACACCCAGCAGGGCAGCGTGATGGGTGGCTTCGTGGTAAAGAAGCTGGGTTTGAAGAAGGTCGCCATCATCGACGACCGCACCGCCTACGGCCAAGGACTGGCGGACCAGTTCGAGCTGGCGGCCAAGGCGGCCGGCGGCGTGATCGTGCAGCGCGAATACACCAACGACAAGGCAACCGATTTCGCCAGCATCCTGACCTCCATCCGGGCCAAGCAACCGGACGTGATCTTCTATGGCGGCGCCGATACCCAATCCGCCCCCCTCACCCTGCAAATGCGCCGGCTGGGCATGAAGGCCCAACTGGTCTCGGGCGAGATGACGCGCACTGACAACTACCTGAAGTTGGCCGGCAACGCCGCCGACGGCGTTATCGCCTCGCTGGCCGGCCTGCCGATGGAAAAGACCCCAGGCAGCGCCGCCCTCGTGGCACGGGTCAAGGCCCGCTTCGGCGCGGCCGACTTCTATGCGCCGTATTCCTACGACGCCACCATGGTGATGGTGCAGGCCATGCAGGCGGCCAATTCCACCGAACCGGCCAGGTACCTGCCCTTCCTGGCCAAGACTCGCTATTCCGGCGCCACTTCGGCCGAGATCGCTTACGACGCACGCGGCGATCTCAAGCATGGCGACATTACCGTCTACCGCGCCGACAAGGGCAAATGGTCGGTGATGGAAACCGTCAGCGGTATTTGA